The sequence below is a genomic window from Ensifer adhaerens.
CGCCAGCCCGCCCTCGATCTCCATCTCCGCCACATCCTCGTCCGAGAGGAGATTGCCGCCGCCGCGGAGCCCCGCCCCGATGATGCGGATCATGTCCGCCGCCCTCAGCCGGCCGGTCGAGAAACGGGCTGCGAGGTCATGCAGGCTTTCCGCGCCGAAGGCTGTCTCCAGCTCGGCAAGCCCGCCCAGCGTCAGGCAGAGCACGCGTCGTTCACCACCGATCACCGCCTCGATCTCGCCGCGCCGGCGGTTGGCGCGGCCCTTGCCAATACGCTCCATCAGAGTACTCCGAAGGTCAGTTGCCCGGCCGATTCCAGCGAGAGGTCGAACAGAACCTCGCCATTATACTGGCCGGAATATTCGAGTGCGGCGATCTGGAACGGCCCGGTCACCGTGCCGAAATCCGGAATCACGACCTGCCAGTTGAGGATCGCGCCGGAGAAGAAGGCGCTGCGCACCAGCTCGTCGGAAGCGGCATCCTTGAAGAGGCCCGAGCCCGAAAGCGACGCGCGATTGACGCCTGCGCCGGCCAGCAATTCCCGCCAGCGCCCGGCGCTCTCGGCATCCGTCACGTCCACCTGGGCCGCATTGAAGGCCAGCTTGCGGCTGCGCAGGCCCGCCACGGTGACGTAAGACGAGGACGTCGCATTGAAGACTTTCAGAAGCAGGTCGCGGCCTTTTTGCGCGGTCATGGGATAATCCTTTCCGGGTGGGTCGATTGCGGTTCACTTGCAGCCGCGACTGTGGTTTTGTGCGGCGGTTCTCACCTCACGCGGCATTGCCCTTGTCTCCCTTGTCTCCCTCGCCTCCCACCGCTTCGCATGCGAAGCTTCGCCTCATCTCAATCCTGTCGGCCTCCCAGCTTCTGGGCTGGGGCACGACATTCGACATGCCGTCCGTGCTCGGGCGGCCGATGGCGCGCGATCTCGGCCTTCCCTTCGAAACGATTTTCGCGGGGCTTTCGGTGATGATGATCATGGTGGCGCTCGGCAGTCCGCGTATCGGCCGACTGCTGGTGAGCATAGGGGCCGCGCGTGTTCTGGCGGTGGGTTCGGGCATTCTGGCGGCCGGGCTTGCCGGGCTCGCCTCGGCGCAGGGGCCGGTCAGCTATTTCGCCGCCTGGGTGGTGATCGGGCTTGGCGGAGCCTTCGCGCTGACCGTTCCCGCCAATACGGCCATCGTCGAGCGCGAAGGTCTCGGCTCGAAGAAGACCATGTCCACCATGTCGGTCTTCACCGGGCTGTCCTCCGCCATCTTCTGGCCCGTGTTTTCCTTTGGCGATGCGGCCTTCGGCTGGCGCATTTCACTTTATCTGGCCGCAGCCGTGCATCTTTTCGTCATGCTGCCGATCCATCTCCGGGCCCTGCCGCCGCGGCGTATCGAGGCGGCAGAGACGGGCGCAACGGACACTGCGGAAGGCCCGCCGCTTCTGGGCCGTCGAAGGGCTATCGCGCTCGCGATGATC
It includes:
- a CDS encoding Predicted arabinose efflux permease, MFS family, with the protein product MSPSPPTASHAKLRLISILSASQLLGWGTTFDMPSVLGRPMARDLGLPFETIFAGLSVMMIMVALGSPRIGRLLVSIGAARVLAVGSGILAAGLAGLASAQGPVSYFAAWVVIGLGGAFALTVPANTAIVEREGLGSKKTMSTMSVFTGLSSAIFWPVFSFGDAAFGWRISLYLAAAVHLFVMLPIHLRALPPRRIEAAETGATDTAEGPPLLGRRRAIALAMIAAGSSLIALLTFGISPSLIELLKQSGATPELALALGSLRAVIGISARLGSTVLIERVSTVTSGLVGSVILLASFGMLTLFAPSLAAPAGFVLLYGAGAGIVTIVRTLLPLAFFSRAEFALISSRVALAQYTATAVAPFLFAAILENLGLKGVLTVSIGIALVFLGTMIGLARLQRAGVASGPIA
- a CDS encoding phage major tail protein, TP901-1 family, whose product is MTAQKGRDLLLKVFNATSSSYVTVAGLRSRKLAFNAAQVDVTDAESAGRWRELLAGAGVNRASLSGSGLFKDAASDELVRSAFFSGAILNWQVVIPDFGTVTGPFQIAALEYSGQYNGEVLFDLSLESAGQLTFGVL
- a CDS encoding Phage tail tube protein, GTA-gp10, with protein sequence MERIGKGRANRRRGEIEAVIGGERRVLCLTLGGLAELETAFGAESLHDLAARFSTGRLRAADMIRIIGAGLRGGGNLLSDEDVAEMEIEGGLAGAARIVAELLLSAFGPQGEAGQGGAVALDPLQP